The sequence below is a genomic window from Desulfovibrionales bacterium.
CAGATACAAGGTTTGCCCTTCGCGCTGTACAAGGAATAAGACGGCATCCTCTTTAGCCGCTTTCTCCATGGCCATCCGGTAATCTCTCAGATTTTTTATACTCTTGCGATTGATTTCTTTGATAATGTCTCCCTGATTGAAATCAGCATCTTCCGCCGGGCTGCCCGGCGCGATGCCTGTGACGATAACGCCGGTTTCGTCTTCAAGTCCTAATTCCTCGGCTATCTCGGGTGTGATTTCCTGGACGCTTAGACCGATTTTTCTCTCCACCTCAGTCTTGGCAACAGGCGGTTTCTCCTCTTTCATTTCGGAAATCTTCGCGGTTAAAGTCTGTTCCTGCCCGTCGCGAATAATTTTTATAAGGACTGTCTTCCCGACCGGAGTGTTTGCCACGAGGCGCGGCAAGTCTGACATTTCGTCTATTTTCTTCCCGTCAAATTCAATTATCACGTCACCGCGTTTAATATTTGCCTTATCGGCCGGGCTTCCGGCAAAGACGTCGCCCACCAGGGCGCCCCTGCCTTCTCTGATGCCGAAAGAACGGGCCAATTCAGGGGTCATTTTCTGGATAGCCACACCCAGCCATCCCCGGACTACCCTTCGTTTTTCCTTTAGCTGGACAATAATTTCTTTGGCTATATTGATCGGGATGGCGAAGCCAATACCCTGGCCGGTGGCTACTATAGCGGTATTGATACCGACTACTTCCCCTTTGACATCCAAGAGCGGACCCCCGCTATTTCCGGGGTTAATAGAGGCATCTGTCTGGATGAAGTCATCATATGGCCCGGCCCCGATAACCCTTCCCTTGGCGCTGACAATGCCGGCGGTCACAGTATGGTTTAAGCCAAAGGGATTGCCGATGGTTATTACCCAATCCCCGATGGAAAGGGCATCTGAATCACCCAGGGTTACCGATGGGAGGTCGCGGAAGGAATCGATTTTAATCAGAGCCAGGTCTGTCTTGGGATCCCGGCCGATGATCTCTGCCGAAAATTCTCTCTCATCCGCCAGCCGCACCTTTATCTGGTCCGCATGCTCAATCACATGGTTGTTGGTTATGATATACCCATCCTTATCGATAATGATGCCCGATCCCAAACTCCGC
It includes:
- a CDS encoding DegQ family serine endoprotease is translated as MDNRKKRQLTLIAVALASMVFGLVLASRFDLMGRPAASNTVNPQALPASFASLVKAVSPAVVNISAVRTIKGGGRVFRHFMGPSDKNDPFRDFFEKFFGDQSPERDLKQRSLGSGIIIDKDGYIITNNHVIEHADQIKVRLADEREFSAEIIGRDPKTDLALIKIDSFRDLPSVTLGDSDALSIGDWVITIGNPFGLNHTVTAGIVSAKGRVIGAGPYDDFIQTDASINPGNSGGPLLDVKGEVVGINTAIVATGQGIGFAIPINIAKEIIVQLKEKRRVVRGWLGVAIQKMTPELARSFGIREGRGALVGDVFAGSPADKANIKRGDVIIEFDGKKIDEMSDLPRLVANTPVGKTVLIKIIRDGQEQTLTAKISEMKEEKPPVAKTEVERKIGLSVQEITPEIAEELGLEDETGVIVTGIAPGSPAEDADFNQGDIIKEINRKSIKNLRDYRMAMEKAAKEDAVLFLVQREGQTLYLSITPGE